Proteins from one Mytilus galloprovincialis chromosome 11, xbMytGall1.hap1.1, whole genome shotgun sequence genomic window:
- the LOC143050897 gene encoding cytochrome P450 2J4-like — MAFGKRFEYNEPDFTTLRTRIKYIFKHGQSLGRKETLFSWLALFTKSQVNEVIGEIDKLQEFIKQELENHITDHNCKFPRDLLDVYLNLSESERKDSALSETNFFQAFIEMYMAAYETYTGAMMTLVFYLLKYPDVQKKCREEIQRVCRGKQTVTIEDRDKLRYVESTIKEVLRIAKPVVLAVYRTNPREIKVEKYTIPAKSIILFDLNDPQIDPKLWDHPNEFDPVRWTKPQKNGYLPFGIGPRRCVGAPTAELSLFFMITNILKKFELIPEDERNLPVEREWTGISLFPKPFKICMKPLE; from the exons ATGGCATTCGGAAAAAG ATTTGAATATAACGAACCAGATTTTACGACCTTACGTACTAGAATTAAGTATATCTTCAAACATGGTCAAAGTTTGGGTAGAAAGGAAACTTTGTTTAGCTGGCTTGCTCTGTTTACGAAATCTCAG GTCAATGAAGTTATTGGAGAAATTGACAAACTACAAGAATTCATTAAACAAGAACTGGAAAATCATATCACTGACCATAATTGCAAGTTCCCACGTGATTTGTTGGATGTTTATTTGAATCTTTCTGAATCAGAAAGAAAGGACAGTGCCTTATCAG AAACTAACTTTTTCCAAGCTTTCATTGAAATGTATATGGCGGCATACGAGACGTACACAGGCGCAATGATGACATTGGTGTTTTATCTACTGAAATACCCGGATGTCCAGAAAAAATGCAGGGAGGAAATACAAAGG GTTTGCAGAGGAAAACAAACAGTAACGATCGAAGACCGAGATAAACTACGTTACGTGGAATCTACTATTAAAGAAGTGCTACGTATTGCTAAACCAG TTGTACTTGCCGTATACAGAACCAACCCGCGTGAAATAAAAGTAGAAAAATATACTATTCCAGCTAAGTCTATTATACTGTTTGATTTAAATGATCCACAGATTGACCCTAAATTATGGGACCATCCTAATGAATTCGATCCTGTCAGATGGACAAAACCACAGAAGAATGGATATCTTCCCTTTGGTATAG GACCAAGACGATGTGTAGGTGCACCAACAGCCGAATTGTCACTTTTCTTCATGATAACTAATATATtgaagaaatttgaattgataccTGAAGATGAGAGAAACTTGCCTGTGGAACGAGAATGGACTGGCATATCTCTTTTTCCTAAACCCTTCAAAATATGTATGAAGCCTCTGGAATGA